One window of Robiginitalea biformata HTCC2501 genomic DNA carries:
- a CDS encoding SDR family oxidoreductase yields the protein MDVLVIGANGKIGRMVCDKLKNSEKHNPIAFIRKEEQRAYFEDKGIQVAVESLENSPEALEHVIKNYDAVVFTAGSGGKTGPGKTMEIDLDGAIKTIEAAQKHRVKRFVMVSASHADDRSSWGESDGMKPYYIAKHYADEALKRSQLNYTILRPVQLTDEDSPGKVTMSADPGKVSSQIPREAVAETILQVLDNKKTYGKTIEMSSGGEEIPAAIEKVTS from the coding sequence ATGGACGTATTAGTTATAGGAGCCAACGGAAAAATCGGCAGGATGGTTTGCGATAAACTCAAGAATTCAGAAAAGCATAACCCAATCGCTTTTATCCGAAAGGAAGAGCAGCGCGCGTATTTTGAGGATAAGGGCATCCAAGTAGCAGTAGAGAGCCTGGAAAATTCGCCCGAAGCCCTGGAGCATGTCATTAAGAACTATGACGCCGTGGTGTTTACAGCTGGCTCAGGCGGGAAAACGGGTCCGGGCAAAACCATGGAGATCGACCTGGATGGGGCCATCAAAACCATAGAGGCGGCTCAAAAGCATCGCGTAAAACGCTTTGTGATGGTGAGCGCCTCCCATGCCGATGACCGCTCGTCATGGGGCGAATCCGACGGGATGAAGCCTTATTACATCGCCAAGCACTACGCCGATGAGGCCCTGAAAAGGAGCCAACTGAATTATACCATCTTAAGACCCGTCCAATTGACGGATGAAGACTCGCCCGGCAAGGTTACCATGTCCGCAGATCCAGGGAAGGTGAGCAGCCAGATTCCCAGGGAGGCCGTAGCCGAAACCATCCTGCAGGTCCTGGACAATAAAAAGACGTACGGGAAAACAATCGAGATGAGTTCCGGCGGGGAGGAAATACCGGCTGCCATCGAAAAGGTAACTTCCTGA
- a CDS encoding DUF808 domain-containing protein, giving the protein MASGLFALLDDVATLMDDVATMTKVAAKKTAGILGDDLAVNAEKSSGFISSRELPVLWAITKGSFLNKVIILPVAFVLSAFLPVAVTVILVIGAFYLAYEGAEKIYEYFFPHPHAKEEVPLKYASKKEILAYEKEKIKSAVLTDFILSVEIVIIALGTVVEESLLTQILVTTAIALLATVGVYGIVALIIRMDEFGLRLIDLNERQDSFSDKVGNLLVQALPYVIKSLAVIGTIALLLVAGGIFTHNLDFMHDFLHSLPALLRDFIVGLLAGAAVLLLVKGVVAAWK; this is encoded by the coding sequence ATGGCATCCGGATTATTCGCCTTGCTGGACGATGTGGCAACCCTGATGGATGATGTGGCAACCATGACGAAGGTGGCCGCCAAGAAAACAGCGGGCATTCTGGGCGATGACCTGGCGGTGAATGCGGAAAAGTCCTCCGGATTTATCTCCTCCCGGGAATTGCCGGTGCTCTGGGCCATAACCAAGGGATCCTTCCTGAACAAAGTCATCATCCTGCCGGTGGCTTTTGTCCTGAGTGCTTTCCTGCCGGTGGCCGTCACGGTGATCCTGGTCATCGGGGCGTTTTACCTGGCCTACGAGGGGGCGGAAAAAATTTACGAATACTTCTTCCCGCACCCGCATGCCAAAGAGGAAGTCCCTTTAAAGTACGCCTCCAAAAAGGAAATCCTGGCTTACGAAAAGGAAAAGATCAAATCGGCCGTGCTGACGGATTTCATCCTCTCCGTCGAGATTGTAATTATCGCTCTGGGGACGGTGGTGGAGGAGTCGCTGCTCACGCAAATCCTGGTTACCACGGCTATTGCCCTGCTGGCTACGGTGGGGGTCTACGGCATTGTGGCCCTGATTATCCGGATGGATGAATTTGGCCTGCGGCTCATTGACCTGAACGAACGGCAGGATAGTTTTTCGGACAAGGTCGGGAACCTGCTCGTACAGGCGCTTCCGTACGTGATTAAGAGCCTCGCCGTAATCGGGACCATTGCCCTGCTGCTGGTGGCGGGGGGCATCTTTACGCACAACCTGGATTTTATGCACGATTTCCTCCACTCCCTGCCCGCATTGCTCCGGGATTTTATAGTGGGCCTGTTGGCAGGTGCAGCCGTGTTACTCCTGGTGAAGGGCGTGGTAGCCGCCTGGAAATAA
- a CDS encoding D-Ala-D-Ala carboxypeptidase family metallohydrolase, translating into MKYFSTFEFDSPDSPGSGMKMDLGFLKMLDKAREVADIPFVITSGYRTPQYNDRVGGVDGSAHTRGFAADIACRDSVSRYNIIKSLQVAGFTRIGIASTFIHVDNDPDKPQEVIWVY; encoded by the coding sequence ATGAAATACTTTTCGACATTTGAATTTGACAGCCCGGACTCCCCAGGATCCGGCATGAAGATGGACCTAGGCTTTCTTAAAATGCTGGACAAGGCCCGGGAGGTTGCGGATATCCCTTTTGTAATTACCTCCGGGTATCGAACCCCTCAGTATAATGACCGGGTAGGGGGCGTAGATGGCTCTGCGCATACTCGCGGGTTTGCTGCGGATATCGCCTGCCGGGATTCCGTGAGCCGGTACAACATCATCAAATCCTTACAGGTGGCCGGGTTTACCCGTATTGGGATTGCATCCACATTTATTCACGTGGACAATGACCCGGACAAACCACAGGAAGTAATCTGGGTCTACTGA
- a CDS encoding ThuA domain-containing protein has protein sequence MKHLRWIAAIALLAIACKQEKKNIATPPQAPDKLQALILDGQNNHYVWPKTTVMMRDYLEETGLFDVSVHRMDSVWLGIKYNESRPEPYTSFIENYPLDSTARAISHDPIETSDFSMDFSPYDVIISNLGASSPLWPEATRKAFEQYVANGGGFVVVHAANNPWGHWEEFNRMIGLGAWGGRDETTGPYVYYNDAGELVRDDSEGVCGSHGPEYEFALTTRAPEHPIMKGLPATWMHTQDELYERMRGPFENATVLATAYADVEKNAPPWNPEVVGIGQHVPQLMAIEYGQGRVFHSTLGHFDYSMECVGFITTLQRGAEWAATGAVTQEVPADFPTAEQSASREWQP, from the coding sequence ATGAAACATCTCCGGTGGATAGCGGCCATCGCCCTCCTGGCGATCGCCTGCAAACAAGAAAAGAAAAACATTGCAACGCCACCCCAGGCACCTGACAAATTACAGGCCCTGATCCTGGATGGGCAGAACAACCACTATGTCTGGCCTAAAACCACTGTGATGATGCGGGATTACCTGGAGGAAACAGGGCTCTTCGACGTTTCCGTGCACCGGATGGACTCCGTGTGGCTGGGCATCAAATACAACGAGTCCCGGCCGGAGCCGTACACCTCCTTCATCGAAAATTACCCCCTGGATTCCACCGCCCGGGCCATCTCCCACGACCCGATCGAAACCTCCGATTTTTCCATGGATTTTTCGCCCTACGATGTCATCATCTCGAATTTGGGTGCCTCCTCCCCCCTATGGCCGGAAGCCACCCGGAAAGCCTTTGAGCAATACGTGGCAAACGGTGGCGGCTTTGTGGTGGTCCACGCAGCCAACAACCCCTGGGGCCACTGGGAGGAATTCAACCGGATGATCGGTTTGGGCGCCTGGGGCGGCAGGGATGAAACAACCGGGCCGTATGTCTATTACAACGATGCCGGGGAGCTCGTCCGGGACGATTCGGAAGGGGTATGCGGCTCCCACGGGCCGGAGTATGAATTCGCGCTGACCACCCGGGCGCCGGAGCACCCCATTATGAAGGGCCTGCCTGCCACGTGGATGCATACCCAGGACGAATTGTACGAGCGTATGCGGGGGCCCTTTGAGAATGCCACCGTCCTGGCAACCGCTTACGCCGATGTGGAGAAAAACGCCCCGCCCTGGAACCCCGAGGTAGTCGGTATCGGGCAACACGTACCCCAGCTCATGGCCATCGAATACGGACAGGGGCGGGTCTTCCATTCCACCCTGGGGCATTTTGACTATTCCATGGAATGCGTCGGGTTTATCACCACGCTGCAACGGGGCGCCGAATGGGCCGCCACGGGGGCAGTCACCCAGGAAGTTCCCGCCGATTTTCCGACAGCGGAGCAATCCGCATCCAGGGAATGGCAGCCCTAA
- a CDS encoding tetratricopeptide repeat protein, producing MTRTLHFFCCIGLLAHFGLYAQSPAHTDNPVLDSLQQVLEQQEGLERAYTYREIFLNMRAYDIQTAKAYLDSAAAINALVQNDTLKARLYESSARYHYYISDYKEGAAQLQLAIEVNREIGNRQDLPVNYNALGIFYKYLGKPGLALESFQNALRISEQLGQPSSALAPALMNIGKLHAELGDLEISNTYYRRVEAICGESGVEYCLAITRSNMATNLAEAGNYREALQLYQEALPYFESENLKTELGEQYNLMASVYLKMDSLNTARTYLEKALEINRETGELRELGMAHRGLGDIHFREGDYRLALERYQNGLGYFEPSNSLDAVETYLRISESFDKLGNIPQAYAFHTRFFSAYDSIFSQKNQDKISALEIQYESEKNRQEIQMQQQEIALLQEKQKADRLQRIGLISGLVVVLFFAGLGYYALRQKMKRNRLERERVKAELAFKKKELTTHALHLAKKNEILEDLKQQAKSLKETEDNSTAYKALLRTISADQQDDKAWENFTQYFEAVHKDFARKATEKYPEITRTELRLMALIKMNLSSKEIASILNISAEGVKKARHRLRKKMELSRADSLDTAIMSL from the coding sequence ATGACAAGAACCCTTCACTTCTTTTGTTGCATTGGCCTGTTGGCGCATTTTGGTTTATATGCCCAATCCCCTGCCCATACCGATAACCCGGTTCTCGATAGTTTGCAGCAGGTTCTGGAGCAGCAGGAAGGCCTGGAGCGTGCCTATACCTACAGGGAGATCTTTTTGAACATGAGGGCATACGACATCCAGACGGCCAAAGCCTACCTGGATTCCGCGGCAGCAATCAATGCGCTGGTACAAAATGACACGCTGAAAGCCCGACTTTACGAATCCAGCGCAAGGTACCACTACTACATATCGGATTATAAGGAAGGTGCTGCCCAACTCCAATTGGCTATTGAGGTAAACCGTGAAATAGGCAACCGGCAAGACCTGCCAGTTAATTACAATGCATTGGGTATTTTCTACAAGTACCTCGGCAAGCCCGGCCTGGCGCTGGAATCGTTCCAGAACGCATTGAGGATCAGTGAACAACTGGGCCAGCCAAGCAGTGCCCTGGCTCCGGCCCTGATGAATATCGGCAAACTCCATGCGGAACTGGGCGATCTGGAAATTTCGAATACCTATTACCGCCGGGTCGAGGCGATTTGTGGGGAATCCGGGGTGGAATATTGCCTGGCTATTACCCGTTCGAACATGGCCACCAACCTGGCCGAGGCCGGCAACTACAGGGAAGCCCTGCAACTGTATCAGGAGGCCCTGCCTTACTTTGAATCCGAAAACCTAAAGACCGAATTGGGGGAGCAATACAACCTCATGGCGTCCGTTTACCTGAAAATGGACTCGCTGAACACTGCCAGGACCTACCTGGAAAAAGCCCTGGAGATCAACCGGGAAACCGGAGAACTCAGGGAATTGGGTATGGCCCATCGCGGCCTGGGCGATATCCATTTCAGGGAAGGGGATTACAGGCTGGCACTGGAACGGTACCAAAACGGCCTGGGCTATTTTGAGCCATCCAACAGCCTGGATGCTGTGGAGACCTACCTGCGCATTTCCGAGTCCTTCGATAAACTGGGCAACATCCCCCAGGCGTATGCGTTCCATACGCGCTTTTTTTCGGCTTATGATTCAATATTCAGCCAAAAGAACCAGGACAAGATAAGCGCGCTCGAAATCCAGTACGAATCGGAAAAAAACCGGCAGGAAATCCAAATGCAACAACAGGAAATCGCCTTGTTGCAGGAGAAACAGAAGGCGGACCGCCTGCAGCGGATCGGGTTGATTTCCGGCCTGGTCGTTGTCCTGTTTTTTGCCGGCCTGGGCTATTATGCCTTGCGCCAGAAGATGAAACGCAACCGCCTGGAGCGGGAGCGGGTCAAGGCCGAACTGGCCTTCAAGAAGAAGGAACTCACCACCCACGCCCTGCACCTGGCCAAGAAAAATGAAATCCTGGAAGACCTGAAACAACAGGCCAAATCCCTTAAGGAAACTGAAGACAACAGTACGGCCTACAAAGCACTCCTGCGGACCATTTCCGCCGACCAGCAGGACGATAAGGCCTGGGAAAATTTCACCCAGTATTTTGAAGCCGTACACAAGGATTTTGCGCGGAAGGCCACCGAGAAATACCCCGAGATAACCCGGACAGAATTGCGGCTCATGGCGTTGATAAAAATGAACCTTTCTTCCAAGGAGATTGCCAGCATCCTGAATATTTCTGCCGAAGGTGTAAAAAAAGCGAGGCACCGGTTGCGGAAAAAAATGGAATTATCCCGGGCCGATTCCCTGGATACGGCCATCATGTCCTTATAG